A window of Elephas maximus indicus isolate mEleMax1 chromosome X, mEleMax1 primary haplotype, whole genome shotgun sequence genomic DNA:
CATCCCATGCTGGACCTCCCAGTCCCAACCTGAAAAGAACGGTTGCAGGGGTCAAACACCAGGGCAGATCCAAGACACATTTCTCTCTGACGTGGTCAGGGGAAAGAAGACGTGTGTTAAGGACGGGGGCAAGTGCCCTGTCATGGAGAGATCACGGAGACGCAGGGCGTGTAATAGAGTCTCTGTGGGTGGGGGCCCATGTCTATGCGGAGGAGAGGCAGGAGGAAGGACGCCTTCCATCCTGTGGGTGCTCAGCAGTGGGTGAAGAGGGGGCCAGCCCAGTCACCAGCGTACCCATCTGCAGTATGCCTTCCCATGAGCTATCCTGAGGGCGTGGTACGGGGTCTCTGTGGAGGACTTTGCTGCCCCTGCCTGTGACTGTGCTACAACGGTGGTTGGCTCCAGCCTTGACCATGGACACCTGTCCAAGATTCTGCTCAGTGTTTGCAAACGTTAATCCCGTGCAGCGCTTCAAAGCCAGTGAGTTCCGTGAAGGAGCTCTGAACCTGCTGAGTCGGTGACTTCCATCTGGTTCTACCTGACCCAGGGGCTCTCAGAAGAAGACATGTCCTGGTTTGAAGGAAGGTTGGGCCTGATCCCGGAAACACAAATGTTTGAATCAGCCGTGACATTTTGAAATGAGCATGTGTGGCCCAGAATGTGGGACATGCTGACAGGTCACCCATCTGTCTGGGTGGGCTTTCTATTGAGGTCACTTGCTAAGTGTCCTATGATGTCACTGTCAAGCAACCTGGCTGCCATTGTGACACCTGGGGCTGCATTGTGAGCCCAGCGCTGGGGGCTAAGCCTCACCCTTGTTGCTAGGAAGGAAGCAGAGCCTTCACTTTGCATGGATAGTGGCAAGAAAAGCAGTCCCCCAAGCCAGGACCCAGGCTCGAGCATGGCCCATTCTCCCCCAAGGGCTGGGGCACCCCGAACTGTCAGTGCGGGCCCTGCTCCTCCAGCAGTTCCAGCAGGGGCCTGGGATGACCCCCTGCCACCTGGCTGCCCCAACGGGAGATTCCTGCTCGAAGACACTGCTTTCCAAACGCCGACCGAAAGGCCTTCCTTGAGAAGGCCAGGCCCAGGCACGAACACCCTGTCCCTGAGGGACGGGAGCCTGttttctctccccttccccaaGAAACTGTGGAACATCGTGAGCAACAATCAGTTTGTGTCCATTTGGTGGGAGTGTAACGGCGCGTGCATCGGGATCAACGAGAAACTATTTCAAAAAGAGATTTTGGACCGGGACGGTGCTGACAAAGTGTTTGCAACGCACTATATGAAGAGCTTCATCCGCCAGCTCAACCTCTACGGCTTCAGCAAAATGCACCAGATTGCTTGGCGACCTGTCTGCCGCGCTAGATGGTTCACAGAAGAAAGATCAGTGTGTGTCGTGAGCAAGGTAACAACTGAGGGCCTCCCTCCCAGGGCTAAGGCGGTGGGCTCGGGGACAGGGTCATTGAACTCCCAGGGCAGCCTCTGGGGAGCGGGGCACCTAGGGCGAGGTGCAGGACAGCTCCTAGGCCTGTGTCCCCTCTGGGTGGTGGTGACAATGACTGAGCGTTATTTTGGGGAGAGGGTTTCAAAGATGATAGCTGTGACATCCCAGGATCTGTGTTCCCTCCTGCGACTGACACGCCCTATGACACCACAGCTCTTGAACTTGTCCCCTAGCTAGCCGTGCTGTTCCCTTCCTCTGCAAACAGCAGGGCCCCGCAAGCTGGGCTCGAGGTGCTGCCCTAAGCCATTTAACGAGAGTGCTGAAGGCAGAGTACCGGGCCTGTGGAGCCCGGCCAGTGGCCCCAGGTGGTGAAGAGCCCGTGGCTCCCAGCAAGGGATTGGGTCTATTGCCAGGTCCATGTCGTCGTGAAGGCTGCGAGTCTTTATCAGTCTCAGTGCCATTTCAGAGTCCCCTTGCGGTCGGTTGTGTACTTGGACCTTGGTGGGTTGTTTACTTGGATTTTTGCTCTTTGAGTCCTGTTCCAGGGGTGAAATGCCGGTCGGAGGTTGGGGAATGTTGAGGGTTAACAGTCGTGTTTCCAGCTACCACCTGGGACTGTGACCTTTGTCAGAAGGCCGCCAGGACGGCTAGTGACACTGCTTGGGTGGAgatttgtttttagttgctgtcagttctcctgtgacgtcactttcatttctttttctttttaaaatgtggatCTTAGTTACACTTCTACTATTGCCCCTACTTTAAAAGAGACTTCCCTGAGCTTCTCCTGAAGATGAAGAGAAGAGTGGGCGTAACAGGGTCATCCAAAGCCGTCGTGCACGTGTACTCCCAGCGGAGGGAGAGCCAGCCCGAAGCCCCAAGATCTCCTTCAGCACCTACAGCCATGGAGCGACAGGAAGCTCCCACGTGTCCCGGTGAGAACAAGCCGGCGGGCCTGGGGAACCCAGAACTGCCCGATGCCATGCCCGGAAGCAGCACTGCTGGCTGGGCGCCACCAGCAACTGCAGCAAGGGCCCTTGAGGATGTTGGGAGGAACATGGAGGCTGCGGCCCTCTTGTCAACGCGGTCTCCCCGCCAGCCAGAGAGGACCCAGGCTCCCTGGGCTGCCCCTGGTGCCGAGGCCACCATCCTCGCACAGCCCCCCTGGGCTGTCCGTGTCAGGGCTGCTGCACAGATATGTTCCTTTGGGCCAATGGTGGGTCTGCAAGCTGAGCCTCCGGGATACCACAGCTCCCCTGCCATGTTCCTGCCTTGGGCGGGCCTGTTGCCCTTCTGCTGCCCCTGGGTCCCCATGCCCATCAGGGCTATGGGGCCTGCTGCCCACATGCCTGTTTCCTCACCCCCAGCCATGCCATTCCACTGCTTCGCCAACTGCCCCTGCTTCTCAGACTACAGGCCAGCTATCATCAGGCCCCCAGGGTGTCCTGTGTTCAGGGACCACCACAGATAAGGCAGTTGTTTTCCCAGGATGTGTGCAGGCCAATAAAAGCACCAGAAAATGAGTGACCATCTATCTGAGTGATGATCCTTGTCTCTGTCACTTGTCTATCTTTGCACTTGAGTCACCCTCTGAGGTATGGTTTGCTTGCATGGTAGAAGCAAACGTAAGCACGGTCTTCCCTGGCATAACGCAGGCCCCTAGGTGACGCTCAGACAGGTTACGGGTGCAAGAAAGCCCCTCGGACAGCCTGCATCCACTCATTAAAGAGCTGTCTGTCAAATCTGCGACAGGTTCCAAACCCTGGCGTTGGTGCATAACCACCACACTGCCTTCCTGGCCACCCAGGCACAATTCCCCATCCTGTTGGTGCCTTTTATAACACTCTCTTCAACTGACAGATGAAGGAAGACCAACTCTCACTTTAGGGAAGGACTTACACGTGCCCTTCCTGTCCCCCAACATGCCGTTGTGGAGGTGACAGTCACCGCCCATGAGTCCTACAGGTTTTCTGATGAGAGGGGCTCATGAGTATGTGGGTCCCGTGGTTTACCTTTTGGCTTTGATTCCAGGTGCTGGGTCTgggagctttttattttatttttagaactgAAAATTGCAAGGATGTGATAGTTGTGCTTAGGAAGAAACCTCTTGGAAACAAGCCTTTCTCTTTACAAGTTGGTTCTGCTTGCTTGGAGTATCCACAGGAGAACACACGCTCTCGTCAATGGGCCTCCGTAAACACTGCTCTGTCCGAAAGCGCATGAGAAGGACACTTTCCAGTTCTTACCATAGATAATTAGGCATAGCACCCAAAGACTTCTGAGATCAGGTGGTGGGAGAACCCAAGCCCCAATACCCCAAGGTGGCCATTTCCTGGATTTTGAATTTGGCCCAAGGTAGGAGAGTCCTGTGAGAGCCGAAGAGTGGGTGGGAAGTGGACACTTGGGAACGGCTGACAGAAGTGCTTGTAATCCCCATCTCGCACTGCCTTGCAGGTGGAGAGCCCCGTCTAGCTGCTGTTACAAACCAGTGCTTAGGTAGAAATGGGTGCCCATCACCTTTCTACGCTTCCTGAATTTGTGAGCTCTTCCACTTTTCAGAAGGGCGTTTTTCTCATCTTGTAATtccaaatgcctcttgatctttaCTTGAGTCACGTGGAGATGGATGCTCCTTAAATCCACTTCAACCCACGGGAAACTTGCTTACATGCAGATCTACGTAGAAAGGTGTGGGTTTGCACAATGTAATACCGGGTGGTTTGCCTCTGAAAAGGATTTGCTTGAAGGACATGGTCTCGTTTACAAAGCCTAGAGTGTATGACACCAGTAGCAGACCTCCTCCGTACTTCATTCTTACCATTTACTCATTTCTCTGTTTTGAACTTAATAGTTAAAGGAAATATGCCGACCTTGAGTCCCTCTGAGCTAGGGCAGAGGGCTGCTTTCTAGAAACATCTGGGAGTAAGTGAGTGTGAACAGGTTTTAAGGGCTGTGTCCTGACAGCTAAACCAAGTCTTGAAAATACAGACCAGGATGATCCAGGGCACGGTATTTCACTGTTGCTTCCAGGACACGATAAGGTGACAGTGATTAGAAAAGTGTAAAATATGACTGAACTAGAAGTGGTTCTAGACCTAGAGAGGACTGCATGAAATGTACAGAAGGTATGTAAAGTGTGACATTTAATGCTAAAGTCGTACACCCAGGTGGTTCTGATGTCTGGGTGATAGGAAATACCTagacacacacgtgtgtgtatgtctatgtatatattatgtatacacacacataatgaGAGTAACAATAGCTAGGCCTTTCGAAAGCACAATTCGACATGGTTACTTTGGGCACCTGCTCTGTGTCTACTGCCATGGTCCATACAGCTTCCTAAACACCTGACAGAACCTTCCAGAAGCTATTGAATTGGTTTGACCTCATCAGTACAAGTGTAGAGTCATTGCCTGT
This region includes:
- the LOC126069572 gene encoding heat shock transcription factor, X-linked-like isoform X1, whose protein sequence is MDSGKKSSPPSQDPGSSMAHSPPRAGAPRTVSAGPAPPAVPAGAWDDPLPPGCPNGRFLLEDTAFQTPTERPSLRRPGPGTNTLSLRDGSLFSLPFPKKLWNIVSNNQFVSIWWECNGACIGINEKLFQKEILDRDGADKVFATHYMKSFIRQLNLYGFSKMHQIAWRPVCRARWFTEERSVCVVSKLHFYYCPYFKRDFPELLLKMKRRVGVTGSSKAVVHVYSQRRESQPEAPRSPSAPTAMERQEAPTCPGENKPAGLGNPELPDAMPGSSTAGWAPPATAARALEDVGRNMEAAALLSTRSPRQPERTQAPWAAPGAEATILAQPPWAVRVRAAAQICSFGPMVGLQAEPPGYHSSPAMFLPWAGLLPFCCPWVPMPIRAMGPAAHMPVSSPPAMPFHCFANCPCFSDYRPAIIRPPGCPVFRDHHR